The proteins below come from a single Necator americanus strain Aroian chromosome V, whole genome shotgun sequence genomic window:
- a CDS encoding hypothetical protein (NECATOR_CHRV.G18284.T1) has product MFIIQSNQPNYCTNTFASSSCHTEYDGKVESALQAKTSLGGLSRGLRRSGSNVSELSLPERCDYDVTQVEFDFSLKSQQSIHIRVETPCGEIGTLEFNEFITEHVFRPMQHGCGNGVWKIDVLQIVDGSETVRSSVSMPINGVGTLFFVIGDDLRPFLADKEFLNIPGACRKHSV; this is encoded by the exons atgttcaTCATCCAGTCGAATCAGCCCAACTATTGCACTAACACCTTCGCGTCAAGCTCATGCCATACTGAATACGATGGCAAA GTGGAATCCGCTCTTCAGGCAAAAACCTCCCTGGGTGGTCTTTCCCGAGGACTTCGTCGTTCCGGCAGTAATGTGTCCGAATTGTCGCTGCCAGAACGTTGCGATTATGACGTTACACAG GTTGAGTTCGACTTTTCCCTGAAATCTCAGCAATCGATTCATATCCGCGTTGAAACACCATGCGGTGAAATTGGTACTCTTGAGTTCAACGAATTCATCACTGAACATGTGTTTCGTCCGATGCAACATGGATGCGGTAATGGTGTTTGGAAAATCGATGTTCTACAAATTGTTGACGGAAG CGAAACAGTACGCTCATCCGTTTCGATGCCTATCAACGGTGTCGGCACATTGTTCTTCGTGATCGGCGATGATCTACGCCCATTTCTCGCCGACAAAGAATTCCTGAACATCCCCGGTGCTTGTCGTAAGCATAGTGTTTGA